The DNA window CATCCCGCGAGATGGTGGTGAGGCAGGTCCATTTCGCCGAGGGGCCAGCGGATATGGCCGCTTTCGGCAATGGCGGTGAACGCGCCACTCTTACCGAAATGGCGTGCGCCCTCGGCAACGACGTCTTCTTCCTGGAGCGGCTCGGGCGGGCCGACCCCATAGACAGGGCCCTCGTCGCCTTTGCCGAGAGCCGCGGGTTCGACATCGGCGAGCTGACCCGGAAGCACCCCCGGATCTACGATCTACCCTTCGATTCCGAAGCCAGGTATATGGCCGCCGGCTTCGACTTCCACGACCACGCCCTCTACTTCGCTAAGGGAGATCCGGAAGTCATCCTCCCCATGTGTGGTGACTACCTCAACGCGGTGGGCGCCGAGACGAAGCTGGACCCAGCCGCTTTGAGCCGCTTGCGCCATCACCTGGAGGCAGCCGGCCAGGCGGGGGACATTCTCATCGCCTTGGCATACCACCGCGGCGCGCGGGGTGCGCCGCCCCAGCGCTACACCTTCCTGGCGGCGGTCCAGTTGGCAAACCCTCTCCGGCCGGGGGTCCCCGCTATGGTGGCCGGGCTCAAGGAAGCGGGCCTGAGGGTGGTCATGCTGACCGGTGACCGGCTGGAGACGGCCATGGCCATCGCCCGAGAAGCCGGGATCTATGCCGGTCCCGCGGCCAGCCGGACCGGTAAGCAGGTCGCAGCCATGGCCCTGACGGAATTGGCCCGGCGGACCGCTTCTGCGTCCGTCTTCGCTCGGTTGTTGCCTTGGCAGAAGGGACTGCTCATCCGGGTCTGGCGACAGACAGACCAGGTTGTGGCCATGGTCGGCGATGGCGCCAATGACACCATCGCCCTGCGGGTGGCGGACGTGGGCATATCTCTCGTCGAGGGCAGCTCCCCCCTGGCCAAACGGGAGTCCCAGGTCCTCATCCGGGAGGTGGGCGACCTCTTGCCACTCATCCAGGGAGCCAGGAGTCTGCACCAGCTGATCCGGCGCTTCGTGGTGGTGCGGATGACAGCCCTAATGGCCGTGCTGTTGCCCTGGTATGCCTGGATCTCTGTCGTAGCCCTCCCCCTCTAGCCCTGGGAGGCGAGGCTCAAGGTGTTTCGACTGGGACGCAAGTCGTGGTAGAATGGGAGGCGTAGAACCGGGGATGAGGCTCCCCGGGGATCTCTCGATCCGCTACGTCGCAAGACTGATAGCCTCTACCAGCATGGCGCCGTTCTGGTAGAGGCTTCTTCTATTTCACCCACCAGTGAGGAGGCCTTACGTGGCTACTGAGATCAGCCAGGTCGTTGCGCGCGAGATTCTCGATTCGCGGGGTAACCCCACCGTGGAGGTGGAAGTCTACCTGGCGGACGGCGCTGCCGGTCGCGCCGCGGTGCCCTCGGGAGCGTCCACCGGCGTGCACGAGGCGCTGGAGCTGCGCGACGGGGACATAGGGCGCTACGGAGGCAAGGGTGTGCTCCGGGCCGTCGAGCACGTGAACGGGGAGATCTCGGATACCGTGGTCGGTCTCGACGCTCTGAATCAGGCCGGGATCGATCAGGCCATGCTGGACCTGGACGGCACGCCCAACAAGAGCCGTCTGGGGGCAAACGCTATCTTGGGCGTCAGCCTGGCGGTGGCCCGCGCCGCGGCCCAGTCGGCCGGGTTGCCCCTCTATCGCTACCTCGGCGGCGTGGGCGCGCGCTCCTCGAGGCAGAGTGCGCCCGGCCTGCGCTCGGGCTTGTGCTTCTGGTCTGGGCACAGCGTTGGACCTGAGCGGCGGTGCTGGTCGGAATCCGCCCCCCTATGGTGACCTCTTGCGCCAGTACTTGCCTGCCTGCCTCCGTCACACTATAGTGAAGTTGACATTCGAGAGCCTTCTGTGTCGGGCGATGAGGCTCGCCCCGAGCACTCAGCTCAGAACTATCGCGAGATTGATAGCCTCTACCAGATCGAGCTGGTAGAGGCTCTTCTGTTATCTGGAGGGTGATAATACCCATGGAAACTCGAGAAGTGCAGGAAGCTGCGGCGCGCATACGAGCGAACGTGTCCCAGGTCATCGTCGGCAAGGACGATGTGGTGGACCTGCTCGTGGTGGCTCTGCTCTGTGAGGGGCATGTCCTCCTTGAGGATGTGCCGGGAATCGGCAAAACCACTCTGGCCAAGGCCCTGGCTCGCAGCCTCGGGTGCTCGTTTCAGCGAGTGCAGTTCACTCCGGACCTCCTTCCCTCAGACATCACCGGGGTGAGCGTCTACAACCAGAAGACGGGAGACTTCGAGTACCGGCCCGGGCCGGTCATGTCCCAGATACTGCTGGCCGACGAGATCAACCGCGCTGGGCCCCGCACTCAGAGTGCCTTGCTGGAAGTGATGCAGGAGCAGCAGGTCACGGTGGACGGTGTGACACGGGCCGTCCCTCGGCCTTTCCTGGTATTGGCCACGCAGAACCCCATCGAGCTGGAGGGTACCTTCCCTCTCCCCGAGGCACAGGTGGACCGTTTCCTCATGCGGGTGGCACTGGGTTACCCCGACTTCGAGGAGGAACGCGCCATAATGCGGCGTTTCCGCGATGCCGACCCGCTGCGCCACCTGGAGCCCGTCGTGTCGGCAGACGAGGTCCTGCAGCTGGGGGCCATCTGCCGCCAGGTGTTCATGCACGAGGTGATCGAGAGCTACATCATCTCCCTGGTGCGCCGGACACGTCGGCACGAGGCACTCGCTCTGGGGGTGAGCCCGCGCGGGTCACTGGCACTCATGCGCACCAGCCAGGCCTTCGCTGCCATGCAAGGACGCAACCACGTCCGGCCGGATGACGTTCAGGCGATGGCCAAGCCGGTGCTGGCCCACCGGCTCCTGCCCAGCGTCCAGACCCGCCTGCGAGGTCATGCGACCGACGACATCCTGAACGAGATCCTGGAACAGGTGCCCGTGCCGGTGGAGAAGGACTGGGCCGTCGAGGAGCTGGCATGAGGGGACCCCGCTGGTGGTGGCTTCTGGCGATTCTGTTCGCTGCCAGCGTCATCCAGCACCACGCCGGCCTCTTCCTGTTCACGCTGATGCTGGGCTTTGCCGCGCTGGCCTCGGTGATGTGGGAGCGCTTCGCCTTGGCCGAGCTCTCCTACACCCGACATCTGGGGCGGACGAGCCTCGCCTTCGGAGAGGAGACCGATCTGTCGGTCGTAGTCTATAACGCCAAGCCGCTCCCCCTGCCCTGGGTGCTCATCAATGATCAGTATCCAGACGGCCTCACCCTCGTCACCGGTCAGCTGGGCGTCAGCCGCACGGCCAGCTTCAAGCGCGCCTTGGTCAACTTCCTCGCGTTGCGCTGGTACGAGAGGGTGCGACGGACCTACCGCGTCCGAGGAGACCGAAGAGGCGTCTACGAGTTCGGCCCGGCCGAGGTCTACACCGGGGACCTCTTCGGCTACCGTCGCCAGCAGATGAGCATAGACCACGTGGATACCCTGTTGGTGTATCCCAAGGTAGTGCCAGTGGAGGCACTGGGGTTGCCTGCCGGCCGACCCGTGGGCGATGCGGCCTACTCTAGACGCATCGTCGAAGACCCGTTGCGTCAGGCAGGAGTACGAGAGTACGTACAAGGGGACAGCATCAGGCACATACACTGGAAGGCGACCGCTCGCACGCAGCACCTCCAGACGCGTGTCTTCGACCCCAGTGCCAGCCATCGGCTGGTGATAATGGTGGACGTGCAGACTGCGCACCAGCCGTACTCCGTAGTGCCACAGTACCTGGAGCTGATCGCGTCGGCCGCCGCCTCCGTAGCCATGGACAGCCTGGACAAGGGTTACGCGGTGGGTCTGATGGCCAATGCCAGCGCCGTGCACGACAGACAGCTGACCGCAGTCCCGTCGGGTCGCCACCCAGAGCAAGCGAGGGCCCTCCTCGAAGCGCTGGCCCGCCTTACCAACTTCCGCCTCACGCCGTTCTCGCGGCTCTTGTCGAACGCGGCACCCATCTTGCCTTACGGGGCCACCGTCGTAGCTCTGACAGCCCAACCTGATGAGCAGGTACAGGCTGCTTTGGTTCGGCTGCAGGATGCCGGGCACCCTGTGGTCCTGCTCACGGTGGGGGAGGAGCCGGCGGTCAACGGGATGATCGAGAGGTATCACCTTGGAGGAGTGGATGCCTGGGAGAGGCTGGAGAAGCTACAACTGGCTTGACAGCGTAGCCATACCGGTGCTGTCGGCCGCCATGCGCGTGGCCTGGGTGGTTCCAGTCAGCAACGCCCTGATGGGCAGCGGCTTCGTTGCCCCCTCCGCCCGGTTGTCAGCCTGGCTCCCATTGGCAGTCCTCTTGGGGGCCTCGTTCACTGCGCGGCGCCTCGCGGCTCGTCCGGGCGGGCGGGTTCTGATGGCGCTAGCGGGCGTGCTGGTGATGCTGGGGAGCGCCGCCCTCGTCCTGGCACCAGCCAGTCCCGGCGACTTGTGGCGACACGCCATGGACTGGCACGAGGCCGTCCCGGCCATTTGGGTGCTGCTGCCCGTCTTCGGCGGACTCTGGCTGCGTGGGATCAGCATCGACTGGATCGAAGCTGAGCCCCTGCGACGCGGCTTCGTCACCGGCGTCCTGGCACTCGCCGCCCTGGCCCTACTGGGCGGATACGGGTACAGCCTAGGCCTGGGCATATCCGACAGCCTGCTGGAGCCCTTTGTCGCCTTCACCGTCTCCGGTCTCGTTGCCTTGGCCCTCAGCGACATCTCCCTAACTCTGCGTCAGAGCGCGCGCTCGAGCGGGACCCGGCCGGGGTTGGGCCGGTACTGGTTGTACGTGGTGGGCGGGTCGGTGTTGGCGGTCCTTCTGGCGGCCTGGCTGGTCGCTCTCATTGTCGCCCCTGAGACGGTTGAGGCGGCCGCTCAGGCGCTGCGGCCGCTGCTCAGGCTCTTCCAGCCAGTCGTGAACCTGTTGGCGCGTGTCCTCGCCTACCTCATCACCGGCATCGCCTACATCGTGTTCACCATACTCGAGCCCCTGATCAACTGGCTGCGCTCGCTGGCCTCCGGCGAGCCGCCCGACGAGAACATCCTAGACCGCGCCAACCTAGCCGAGCAGTTGCGAGAGCTAGAGCCGGGCGGGCAGGGCGGCGCCGAGCTCGGCCCCTGGGTGCAAGGTGTGCTGGTTGTGGGCCTGCTGGGCCTGGTGGCACTAGTGTTCGTCCTAGCCTTCCGTCGCCGGTATGCCACCAGTCCGGATGGGATGGTAGAGAGTCGCGAGGTGGA is part of the Anaerolineae bacterium genome and encodes:
- a CDS encoding cation-transporting P-type ATPase — protein: MNQDRVDEPQQGETVLLQAGDLVAADLRLLEARGLEVDEFDVTGEIVPVAKVLGEEPTILYRGSRITRGSGKGVVIANREAAEYEEYLRQPWEPQAGTRPSPIEGSRFWWLALLLPPLLVAFHHYGARPLLFLLAAATVVLVLVLPNGALFQYVATRMAAAKLRDRGIRVRGERALERLGALDTVCLDKTGVLTSREMVVRQVHFAEGPADMAAFGNGGERATLTEMACALGNDVFFLERLGRADPIDRALVAFAESRGFDIGELTRKHPRIYDLPFDSEARYMAAGFDFHDHALYFAKGDPEVILPMCGDYLNAVGAETKLDPAALSRLRHHLEAAGQAGDILIALAYHRGARGAPPQRYTFLAAVQLANPLRPGVPAMVAGLKEAGLRVVMLTGDRLETAMAIAREAGIYAGPAASRTGKQVAAMALTELARRTASASVFARLLPWQKGLLIRVWRQTDQVVAMVGDGANDTIALRVADVGISLVEGSSPLAKRESQVLIREVGDLLPLIQGARSLHQLIRRFVVVRMTALMAVLLPWYAWISVVALPL
- a CDS encoding MoxR family ATPase; translation: METREVQEAAARIRANVSQVIVGKDDVVDLLVVALLCEGHVLLEDVPGIGKTTLAKALARSLGCSFQRVQFTPDLLPSDITGVSVYNQKTGDFEYRPGPVMSQILLADEINRAGPRTQSALLEVMQEQQVTVDGVTRAVPRPFLVLATQNPIELEGTFPLPEAQVDRFLMRVALGYPDFEEERAIMRRFRDADPLRHLEPVVSADEVLQLGAICRQVFMHEVIESYIISLVRRTRRHEALALGVSPRGSLALMRTSQAFAAMQGRNHVRPDDVQAMAKPVLAHRLLPSVQTRLRGHATDDILNEILEQVPVPVEKDWAVEELA
- a CDS encoding DUF58 domain-containing protein; the protein is MRGPRWWWLLAILFAASVIQHHAGLFLFTLMLGFAALASVMWERFALAELSYTRHLGRTSLAFGEETDLSVVVYNAKPLPLPWVLINDQYPDGLTLVTGQLGVSRTASFKRALVNFLALRWYERVRRTYRVRGDRRGVYEFGPAEVYTGDLFGYRRQQMSIDHVDTLLVYPKVVPVEALGLPAGRPVGDAAYSRRIVEDPLRQAGVREYVQGDSIRHIHWKATARTQHLQTRVFDPSASHRLVIMVDVQTAHQPYSVVPQYLELIASAAASVAMDSLDKGYAVGLMANASAVHDRQLTAVPSGRHPEQARALLEALARLTNFRLTPFSRLLSNAAPILPYGATVVALTAQPDEQVQAALVRLQDAGHPVVLLTVGEEPAVNGMIERYHLGGVDAWERLEKLQLA
- a CDS encoding DUF4129 domain-containing protein, coding for MPGRGWRSYNWLDSVAIPVLSAAMRVAWVVPVSNALMGSGFVAPSARLSAWLPLAVLLGASFTARRLAARPGGRVLMALAGVLVMLGSAALVLAPASPGDLWRHAMDWHEAVPAIWVLLPVFGGLWLRGISIDWIEAEPLRRGFVTGVLALAALALLGGYGYSLGLGISDSLLEPFVAFTVSGLVALALSDISLTLRQSARSSGTRPGLGRYWLYVVGGSVLAVLLAAWLVALIVAPETVEAAAQALRPLLRLFQPVVNLLARVLAYLITGIAYIVFTILEPLINWLRSLASGEPPDENILDRANLAEQLRELEPGGQGGAELGPWVQGVLVVGLLGLVALVFVLAFRRRYATSPDGMVESREVDWSWHLMREQLGRWLSRRRRQTRSRFLPLLENEQGRVQVRTAYRRLLASAGGHAPGQTPLAYMRQLAGSGPELEEPLAALTEAYQMARYSSEPLTPETVAAALQSLAQVEALLGARHPGAPEPEGDGNGG